CGGTGCGTCGGCTCCTGAAAGAAGGGAATGTCGCGCATCTTCGCAAGCTTGAGCAGGTTGTCATAGGACTGCTTGTCCTTGAAGGTGACGCCAAAATGGCGCGGGTACATGGTCACATCGCGATCCCACTGGTCTGACAGGTGGCAGACGACCTGGTCGCCGAAAAAGTCCAGCGTAATGCGGTCGTTGTAACGCCGTGCCAGTTTGCAGCCCAGCCGCGTCACGT
Above is a genomic segment from Alicyclobacillus cycloheptanicus containing:
- a CDS encoding VOC family protein translates to MRNPDNVFHLAIPCRDLDEAYDFYVTRLGCKLARRYNDRITLDFFGDQVVCHLSDQWDRDVTMYPRHFGVTFKDKQSYDNLLKLAKMRDIPFFQEPTHRFQGLVEEHETFFLIDPSNNLLEFKYYFDDRMMY